A region from the Jaculus jaculus isolate mJacJac1 chromosome 18, mJacJac1.mat.Y.cur, whole genome shotgun sequence genome encodes:
- the Vsir gene encoding V-type immunoglobulin domain-containing suppressor of T-cell activation isoform X2, which produces MGVPAVPETSSQRWAPLLLTLFLATSRDLVAAFKVSTPYSLFVCPEGQNVTLTCTVLGPESKGHVVPTYKTWYLSSRSEMQVCKEHWPIRNFTFHSHHMRHGGHQAANASHDLAQVHGLELSDGHHGNFSITMHNVTLRDSGVYCCLVMEIKHHHLEHPVHGVIELEVQRGKDSSSTCIAYLPTQDSDSITAAALATGACIVGILCLPLVLLLVYKQRQAASHRRAQELVRMDSNTQGIENPGFESPPPLQGMPEVKTRPPLSYVAQRQPSESGRHLLSEPNTPLSPPGPGDVFFPSLDPVPDSPNSEVI; this is translated from the exons ATCTGGTGgcggctttcaaggtttccacaCCGTATTCCTTGTTCGTGTGTCCCGAAGGGCAGAACGTCACTCTCACCTGCACGGTCCTGGGCCCTGAATCCAAAGGGCATGTCGTGCCCACCTACAAGACCTGGTACCTCAGCTCACGGAGCgagatgcaagtgtgcaaagAACACTGGCCCATTCGCAACTTCACCTTCCACAGTCATCATATGCGCCACGGAGGCCACCAGGCCGCCAATGCCAGTCACGACCTGGCCCAGGTCCACGGGCTGGAGTTATCTGACGGTCACCATGGCAACTTTTCCATCACCATGCACAATGTCACACTGCGGGACAGTGGCGTCTACTGCTGCCTGGTGATGGAAATCAAGCATCATCACTTGGAGCACCCGGTCCACGGGGTCATCGAACTGGAGGTGCAGAGAG GCAAAGACTCTTCATCCACGTGCATCGCATACCTGCCCACGCAGGACAGTGACA GCATCACGGCTGCGGCCTTGGCCACGGGTGCTTGCATCGTGGgaatcctctgcctccctctcgtCCTGCTGCTGGTCtacaagcagagacaggcagCCTCCCACCGCC GTGCCCAGGAGTTGGTACGGATGGACAG TAACACCCAAGGAATTGAAAATCCAGGCTTCGAGTCCCCTCCGCCCTTGCAGGGGATGCCTGAAGTCAAGACCAGGCCCCCGCTGTCTTACGTGGCCCAGAGGCAGCCTTCAGAATCAGGGCGGCACCTGCTCTCCGAACCCAACACGCCTTTGTCTCCTCCCGGCCCCGGCGATGTCTTCTTTCCATCCCTGG ATCCAGTCCCAGACTCCCCAAACTCTGAGGTCATCTAG
- the Vsir gene encoding V-type immunoglobulin domain-containing suppressor of T-cell activation isoform X1: protein MGVPAVPETSSQRWAPLLLTLFLATSRDLVAAFKVSTPYSLFVCPEGQNVTLTCTVLGPESKGHVVPTYKTWYLSSRSEMQVCKEHWPIRNFTFHSHHMRHGGHQAANASHDLAQVHGLELSDGHHGNFSITMHNVTLRDSGVYCCLVMEIKHHHLEHPVHGVIELEVQRGKDSSSTCIAYLPTQDSDSITAAALATGACIVGILCLPLVLLLVYKQRQAASHRRAQELVRMDSSNTQGIENPGFESPPPLQGMPEVKTRPPLSYVAQRQPSESGRHLLSEPNTPLSPPGPGDVFFPSLDPVPDSPNSEVI, encoded by the exons ATCTGGTGgcggctttcaaggtttccacaCCGTATTCCTTGTTCGTGTGTCCCGAAGGGCAGAACGTCACTCTCACCTGCACGGTCCTGGGCCCTGAATCCAAAGGGCATGTCGTGCCCACCTACAAGACCTGGTACCTCAGCTCACGGAGCgagatgcaagtgtgcaaagAACACTGGCCCATTCGCAACTTCACCTTCCACAGTCATCATATGCGCCACGGAGGCCACCAGGCCGCCAATGCCAGTCACGACCTGGCCCAGGTCCACGGGCTGGAGTTATCTGACGGTCACCATGGCAACTTTTCCATCACCATGCACAATGTCACACTGCGGGACAGTGGCGTCTACTGCTGCCTGGTGATGGAAATCAAGCATCATCACTTGGAGCACCCGGTCCACGGGGTCATCGAACTGGAGGTGCAGAGAG GCAAAGACTCTTCATCCACGTGCATCGCATACCTGCCCACGCAGGACAGTGACA GCATCACGGCTGCGGCCTTGGCCACGGGTGCTTGCATCGTGGgaatcctctgcctccctctcgtCCTGCTGCTGGTCtacaagcagagacaggcagCCTCCCACCGCC GTGCCCAGGAGTTGGTACGGATGGACAG CAGTAACACCCAAGGAATTGAAAATCCAGGCTTCGAGTCCCCTCCGCCCTTGCAGGGGATGCCTGAAGTCAAGACCAGGCCCCCGCTGTCTTACGTGGCCCAGAGGCAGCCTTCAGAATCAGGGCGGCACCTGCTCTCCGAACCCAACACGCCTTTGTCTCCTCCCGGCCCCGGCGATGTCTTCTTTCCATCCCTGG ATCCAGTCCCAGACTCCCCAAACTCTGAGGTCATCTAG